The following coding sequences lie in one Heliangelus exortis chromosome 8, bHelExo1.hap1, whole genome shotgun sequence genomic window:
- the TOR3A gene encoding torsin-3A, translated as MGLGLSSCLLLLLLLGVSGDLGSQGTPPEGTWEEEGELWSRARFEAVKKHLGAVGALSKQYWQYLACKVWQEGCEEEEEENKEEEESHRRSGWSLPLVGQDYLELFSAWYCSFGKCCKTGDCQIINNITGLEADLNRQLHGQHLAKEVIVHAVQEFLQNPRPDKALVLSFHGWSGTGKNFVARMLASHLYQDGLKSKCVRLFISLFHFPHHKYMDSYKAQLKKQISETVQLCKQSLFIFDEAEKLHFSLLDAIKPFMARYDNKDQADYRRSIFLFLSNLGGNIINEVALDFWRAGRVREEISMEFLEQQLRAELQEPAENSYARSHLLEENLVDVFVPFLPLEYHHVKLCARDAFLARGLPYTEEALHEVARLMVFVPKEEKLFSAQGCKSVSQRINYFLP; from the exons ATGGGACTGGGgctttcctcctgcctcctcctcctgctgctgctgggagtgTCGGGGGATCTCGGCAGCCAAGGGACACCGCCGGAGGGGAcctgggaagaggaaggggaattGTGGAGCAGGGCGAGGTTCGAAGCCGTGAAGAAGCACTTGGGAGCAGTGGGTGCTCTCTCCAAGCAGTATTGGCAGTACCTGGCATGCAAAGTGTGGCAGGAGGGctgcgaggaggaggaggaggagaacaaggaggaggaagagtcCCATCGCAGGTCAG GCTGGAGCTTGCCTCTGGTGGGCCAGGATTACCTGGAGCTCTTCTCTGCCTGGTACTGCAGCTTTGGCAAGTGCTGCAAGACAGGAGACTGCCAGATAATCAACAATATCACag GGTTAGAAGCTGACCTCAACAGGCAGCTCCACGGGCAGCACTTGGCCAAAGAAGTCATTGTCCATGCAGTGCAAGAGTTTCTGCAGAACCCACGGCCAGACAAGGCCTTAGTCCTCTCCTTCCATGGCTGGTCTGGCACTGGCAAGAACTTTGTGGCCCGAATGCTGGCGAGTCACCTGTACCAGGATGGGCTGAAGAGCAAGTGTGTCAGGCTGTTCATATCACTCTTCCACTTCCCCCATCACAAGTACATGGACTCATACAAG GCTCAGCTGAAGAAGCAGATAAGTGAGACTGTGCAGCTCTGCAAGCAGTCCCTGTTCATCTTTGATGAGGCAGAGAAACTCCATTTCAGCCTCCTGGATGCCATCAAGCCTTTCATGGCTCGCTATGACAACAAGGATCAAGCAGATTACCGGAGAtccatcttcctcttcctcag CAATCTTGGTGGCAACATCATCAATGAGGTAGCCCTGGACTTCTGGCGAGCTGGCCGGGTGCGGGAGGAGATCTCCATGGAattcctggagcagcagctgcgggcagagctgcaggagcctGCAG AGAACAGTTACGCCCGCAGCCACCTCCTTGAAGAGAATCTGGTTGATGTCTTTGTCCCATTCCTGCCTCTGGAGTACCACCACGTGAAGCTCTGCGCACGAGACGCATTCCTGGCCCGTGGACTTCCATACACTGAGGAGGCCCTTCATGAAGTAGCCAGGTTGATGGTCTTTGTCCCCAAAGAGGAGAAGCTTTTCTCTGCACAGGGCTGCAAATCTGTATCTCAGCGCATCAATTACTTCCTTCCTTGA